The DNA region ggaacacccttgaagagtatcggggccggcatttacaaagcggatccagcggcagtttcattctcaacttaatgttaaggTCAATCCGGTTGATCCGAGCCGGGAtctgaaccccgatctaccgcttacgaggcggaagcgttaccactgggctacgtggctcggtcaaagtttcaaaattaaatgagcatttctgaaaaaagtttcgaaaaaatgcgattttttcgacataaatccACCTGGGAgagtaaaaaaacttaaattttggtccaatattgatagtgcgtCTTAATCTCTGGACAAagacctatcgtttgaagataatacacacctgatagaatcagtttttgtattgattccaagcgattttagaaaatttgttaaaaaaaaaatgactttttttagtaaatcgactagggtagtatttatttattttttcttgtctaagaaaacattgttcctaacatcataatgtatcatttaagaagtgagcacctaaaattcctcgacatgacctcaaaatgggacagccTAATGTAcaataggaccttttgaaaaagtaagcgagtaATGACTAAAATtcagtcattcgttttttttacgaGCAGTTTTTCAACTCTTTCTTTAGATAACATCTGAAGAATGTAGGAAGGGTTAAAAACCTCtcgattaaaaaataacaaaagtcCAATTAAATGACTGTTACATACAATTGAAAAGCAAATGaaataaagataaaaataaatcgacaaaatgcaaaaaaatgccaaaaaccaaaaaaaaatccaaacactcgaaaaaactgaaataattATTGTTCCTGAAGCAAAGCAAACATCAGAAACTGTGTGCATAAATGAAATCCACACAACAGAACGAAACAAAAGTAACACCAAAAACACATTAACTGTTCAAACCAGCAATCTCCAAAAACTGCAACGAGACGTTTTGCAAACTCGACTCAACACGTGTTGTGACTTCAAGTCCGCGAGAGTTCTCTCCAGCCTTCGTGACTCTCTCTCCTCTCTCCTGGATTGACCACAGCTGCAGCAGCGTCGTACAGCAAGACAGTAGCACAAACGAACGCTTTAGTTTGGAGATCGTGACCGCCGCAAAAACACGACACATGGACCATTAAACCAAGTCGGATCAGTTAATGGTACAATGGGTTGGAGAATGGTTCAGAAAGTGAGATTTGTGTAGTGAAGATAGTGactaacactcaaacgctcgggtagtcatttgacccctattttttttcttagaaatcccataacttttgatagaattgaccaatttggatgctttcggttgcaaaagatccagatttgtctatattttgaactgccagatgggggacaaatgtggtcttcttttaccggagatattccggattctgttggggtacctcggccctcctatatgggtatttggccaatataataaaaacttttcaacagaaaaatttcggaaatgatgcaaaactacaaggcattatcctaatacatcatcctgcaaaaataattgacatggttaagtcctacggggcagcggagccggttccagttgggcaacaattgacatcagctcagtgaaccgtttccggatagaacctgttccggtgcccgaaggtcttcagcatgtcatttatctatgcaggatgatgtttTAGAATGaatccttgaagttttgcatcatttccgattttattctgttgaaaagtttttattatattggccaaatatccatttaggagggccgaggtaccccaacagaatccggaatatctccggtaaaaatggaccacatttgtcctccgtctgacagttgaaaatatagacaaatctagatcttttgcacccggaagtatccaaattggtcaattctatcaaaagttatgagatttttaagaaaaaaaataggggtcaaatgactacccgagcgtttgagtgctAATTATAAGTTTAGTTTAAAGTGCTTTTGAGTGATTTAGTGAGTTTCATTTACATTAAACAAACATATTTAGGCTAATTTAAAGTGGAACGAAGAAAAAATGCTATAAATTTatgttaactttttttaaaatgaataatttgtATGTAACCTAAGGAAGAAGTTACCCCTTTCATAATACgtgagtgaagagtgaagaaaTGAACGAAATTTACAGTGCCAGCTGTCCAAATCATGGCTTTGCAGCTCATCACTCGTCGATCGATTGCATGACGTGATCGTTTGTCTTATTTGCTGTAAACACACAAACATAACCCGCCGCCGCCGGCCCAGAAAACATCTGGTTCAATCGAACTTTGATTTGCCGTAAAGTCCATAAATATAAAACTGTCTCTCTAAACACGACCAACATGTGATCCAGTTGGGACGCACAGGAATTGCTAATCGGTGAGTGAGGATCGTGAAGATTTGGGCAAAATGGAAAGTACCGGAAAAGTTTATCACGCGACCcggaattttatgtttaaatattttttggcgGTAAGTTTTCTTttgcaacattttgaaaatcaaaagcaatAAAATACAAACTCTTTTCAGTTTGTGTGGATCGGATTCAACTTTGTAGTATTCTGCAAAGCATTCTCCAACTATCACCATGAGCCAGAGTTTTACTATCTAAGCAAAATCTTAGGCGTAAGTCCACCCCACCTGACTTGTACTAGACAAATCTAACGTTCAATTCCTCCGACAGAATGGCCTCTGCGTTTCGCGCGGAACGGCCCCCGTGCTTAACCTGACCATGGCCCTCATTACGCTGCCAATGTGTCGATCACTGAACGTGGCGTTGAACGGGGCGTTTGGCAGGTGGTCCGTTCGCGTTTTGGTGTTTTATCTGGAGAAAATCAAGGTGCTGCATCTGGCGCTGGGCGTCGGGCTGATCATCGTGGGGGGTGAGTGAGAAAGGTgtagttatttaaattgtttaaaaactgTCTTTAAATTTTAGTGATTCACAGTATTGCGCATTTTGTGAATATTCACAATTTTATCGAGAACTACGATGAGAAATATGACTCAATCAACTGGGCTTCGGGACAGGACGATGTAAGTAAAAAGAACAAATTATTAAACTGTCTACTTAAGAAATCTTAATTTGCATTATGGATATTATTCGACGCAATTTTTAAAGTGTCACTAAAttgcaattttagtttttttcagatttttttctcgaaaatacttaatttaacataatatgGGTAATATTTAaggcaaaatttataaaaaatgtcaCGTCGGTCAcatgggcgtaatattaaatatttggcccttttaaaatgttagtcttgatttaaaaattttcaaaatatttttttagaaaaaatcggaaaatttcacgaatgtttcatatattaacattgaaaatcggaccattaattgctgagatatcgtcattagaaaaaggtgggttgttttggtgagatttagaaaacttcaattttcgtgtttctttttctttaagccgctgtatttcagcaaccagaggtccaatcttcaatgtctcttagacatttttatagcaaatattctgaacttttaaaaaaaaaatatttttggaaatggtcactcatggtcactattttttaaaattgagaaactgcaaaaatttcactaaaatcaaactttcggtggctatatcttgaaaacggagccctttatcaaaaaatctgtaaagtacttttcgattgcaaattcaattttgcattaataagtaatgtcaaacttggttttgtatgaaacttcgattttttccaaaaatcactattttttcaaaaattcataactcggcggcagattttttgaccatacatgtttctctatggctcaaaagttgcggattttggtcccctaaaacatatcaaaaaatctcgaaaatcaaaaaatacgttttttgggaaattgacttttagtaaaaaaaatgttgataaaaaagtgttgttaaaaaaatctgcaatttttttccgtgtacctatttttttctcaaaagtcctcaacaatacctacaactttgccgaagacaccaaattgatcagaaaattcactcaaaagttacagctgtttgaatatttacataccatttttgtatggacaacagccaaaattgtatggagacttgtatgtgtgaaccaatgacgcaaaatagcttatttggtcatagggaaggcccccacaaagtttgagccaaatcaaaaaatacaaaaaataaaaatggtcgaaatcggccgatttcgtagagcgtTGCTCATAGGAGAAACAaggattttcaaaacaatacgaaattttgtcaaaattgtagtattttcgaaacaataatttttgttttttaattaaagaaaaaatatgtttttttttttgcgaaaataataCAATATTTTGTCGAGATTCGAGTACTTTATATTAGAAACTGTAATACAGCCAATTCTTATCGTATCcgagtattttttgaaatatactGTATTTTGAGAAAACTTTAGTATTTGACATTAAAATTCTAATGAACAGCAAATGACACTtcgcttaaaaaaaaagttttcaactaATTTTGGCAACTATCCACATTCAGAAAggctattgaaattttcaaaaacctgctactcaataaaaatatttaccctTTTTTTGGACTTCTCGTCAAAAAAATGGATTGcgcaaatatctttttttttaaatctcatttTTGGATATGCTTTGAAAGCCAAAAATGCAggtcaaaattcataaaaatatgttGACTTAATTTTGGGAGATAAAGTTAAATTTGCCTTCGGAAAGTACTTCACAGTAATTTCGATATCGTGCACCGATTTCGAATTATATcactaaacattgtttttttttgtgataatgtgACTTTCACTTGTAATATGTAATGTATTTTCGtctttttccatgtttttttttaaaaaggaaaaattggcaacactgccaaattaattttgaacaatatGAGCCAAAGCTCAAAACATgccatttttagtaaaataataatattttgtgtttgtttttcaaatgttgtaaacaataataatattgaaaataatcaaaatacagagcggattcgctaATTCGAATAGTACTGCTTTCTAATGATCGGATCCAAATTCGCTAGATGGAACGCCTGACACctgtcaaaagcttgaaacTACGTTTTTGGAAACGACAATGGCCGAACAATGGTGTTAAGTGCTAAGAAAGGGTAAATTTCCCCTAATTCGAATACGTTCGAATTAACGGATTgtgcgttatgattttttacatttttacatatttttagtgtaggtaaaattactcaaaaaagagataACATTCAAattcagccaaaaaaaaaaactcattttcaatcttccaaaattcaactttttttaaagtaaaactatACTACgtatcacaagtgtgcacagaagcCCCACACAAACTAAAAGGAAGGTATTGCTTTTACAAACTGTGTATCAAAATAACTTTACGAAGAGTAAGACAAATTTTCCGCATTCTCCAACAATTTTTATGACGTATCACAAGATAGCACTATCATTTTGATGAGAAATTGGTCtatatgtcacaagtgtgtattgcaatATCCGGAAAACTGAAGCGAATTTATAAAATCGGTTGAAAGCGTCTTGTAAAGTTGGTTGAGTTCATCAACTCGTCATTactaactcattttcgaccaaaatggtcgtggtcacaagatagcacacaagtggCGACATATAAGAATTGAATTGcgacgatattttttttgacgacgattaattggagcgcaggattctacttaaatttcacaaaaactttgtatttcaacttaaaaacttcagaaatatgtccaaaaatcatgttcagttCATATTAAGGAcaatttccaacatttttaaatgttttatgaacaaaaatcaGAGTGTCTCAGAGTTACTCATGAGCCCAAAAACAAAGCGAAAAATGAGACAACTCAGGATTCTGGACATAtgaatgaaacaaaaattgtagaaaaaatgcatcaacattaaaattaaaatcttcTATCAATTTTCACCTAACAGAGCAGGCTCCGCCTACTGCTCGCCACGCCCACCGGCTTCTCGGGCTGCGTAATGCTTACCACGTTGCTGGCCATCGCCTACTTCTCCTCTCGTCAGATGAGAGATCGCTTTTACAACAGCTTCTTCGCAGCTCACCACCTGTTTCTGCTGTTCTACGGGATGATGTTCTATCATCCGCTGAGGTGGGTTAACTCCGTGTGGTTTTTGGATGATCATGAGTAATTATGATTTCGATTGTAGCAACATCATCAAGTACCAAACCAACTTGAAGACGCACCCAAACGGGTGCGACATGGTTGACGAAGCGGTACTCCGGAACGACACTGTCCTTCAAGCAATCTGCAGCGAGGAACCTACGTTCGAAGCGGGAGAGAAAATCGCTtggatttggccactaattggACTGTCCGTCTACCTGTTGGACGTAACTTGCCGCTATCTGACGACTCACTCGAGTTCCCGGAAGGTCGCCACGCTGCAGTCCCACGTGCTCCCGGGAAAGGGAATCTACCTGCGACTCCGGTTCACCCGGACCAAACGAGTCCCGGTCGGTGCCGGCCAGTACGTTCTCCTCCAGTGTCCCGCCATTTCCACCCTCGAGTGGCATCCGTTCACCGTGATTGATGTAAGGCTTTTGACATAACTTTAATATCTACACTCGCTGAAATCGATTCTTCCCTAAGCAGTTCCCAACGACGATCCACAACACGGTTTCGCTGGCGATTTCGGTCCGCGGAGATTGGACGCAGCGGTTGTACGAGTTGGTGTCGGAGAGGGAACGCTACAAGCATGACTACGGGGTGGAGATCTGCCGTCGGAGGATCGACTTCCTGCTGGATGGTCCGTATCCTTCGGCGATGACCAGTATGCTCAAGTACAAGCGGATCGTGTACGTGGGCGCCGGAGTGGGCATCACGCCGTTTGCGGGATTCGTGAGGCATATGCTGTGGGTATTTTCATAATTGAGTGGATTCGTTGGAACCttacatttttcgtttttgcaGGAATTTTGACGCGAAATGGCCGACTCGAATACATTTGATTTGGATTGtgaaaaatgctgaaatgttcACCTGGTTTGCGGATGAGCTGACAAAGCTACAGGAAAGGGTGggttttttaaaccaaaaactaacaaactaacaaactaacaaactgtgAACATTgataacaaaatatttcttaTGGTTAGTCGTTTAAATGCGacgatacactcaaaccccgatggtttgacaccaactgttgtcaaacgaacggggtcacgttttagtttgacaccccttttacacggagttcacacacactaccaaacgtttgttttgatagtgtgcgtgagcgccgtgtaaaaagtgacagttcgtcactttttagtttgactttgaccaaccaccgggggttgagtgtatcaaCAATCCCTCCTCCTCGACCCCCGGAGGTTGGTCaccttttcgtttgacacttttggtttaacaaagtcaaactaaaaagttacgaactgtcactttttacacggaacTCACGCACGCTATCAAAACGaaagtttggtagtgtgtgtgaattccgtgtaaaaggagtgtcaaactaaaaagtgatcgTTTGACAAAACTTGGTGTCAAactatcggggtttgagtgtatcacttaaaaaaatcttatctttTTCCTCAGTTTTGGAAGCAGAACAAACCGGATCGCTTCACGTTGAAGCTGTTTTGGACCCAGAACTTCAACCAAAACCTGGTCGAAGAATACTTTAGCGACTATCCGACGCTGAAGGCGCGGATTTTC from Culex quinquefasciatus strain JHB chromosome 3, VPISU_Cqui_1.0_pri_paternal, whole genome shotgun sequence includes:
- the LOC6043435 gene encoding NADPH oxidase 4 — its product is MESTGKVYHATRNFMFKYFLAFVWIGFNFVVFCKAFSNYHHEPEFYYLSKILGNGLCVSRGTAPVLNLTMALITLPMCRSLNVALNGAFGRWSVRVLVFYLEKIKVLHLALGVGLIIVGVIHSIAHFVNIHNFIENYDEKYDSINWASGQDDSRLRLLLATPTGFSGCVMLTTLLAIAYFSSRQMRDRFYNSFFAAHHLFLLFYGMMFYHPLSNIIKYQTNLKTHPNGCDMVDEAVLRNDTVLQAICSEEPTFEAGEKIAWIWPLIGLSVYLLDVTCRYLTTHSSSRKVATLQSHVLPGKGIYLRLRFTRTKRVPVGAGQYVLLQCPAISTLEWHPFTVIDFPTTIHNTVSLAISVRGDWTQRLYELVSERERYKHDYGVEICRRRIDFLLDGPYPSAMTSMLKYKRIVYVGAGVGITPFAGFVRHMLNFDAKWPTRIHLIWIVKNAEMFTWFADELTKLQERFWKQNKPDRFTLKLFWTQNFNQNLVEEYFSDYPTLKARIFPGRPKWDDVFLDFVTLYPRKAVTLFSCGPKGLTKELKSLCRRYRKHGCNFSYFHEGFG